One genomic segment of Chitinophaga sancti includes these proteins:
- a CDS encoding glycoside hydrolase family 3 N-terminal domain-containing protein has product MKKLLLSVAITAATFNGYSQSIDQKVASLVAKMTLEEKAGQMTQISVEAFLKTTNGQVNEPHEFDMAKLEEAIKKYKVGSILNVGGYAQTVEVWRSRIETIQKIALQERLKIPVLYGIDAIRGNNYTLNSVMFPQQIAQAASFNPAMAKKAAAVTAYETRASFIPWNFSPVLDLGRQPVWPRIWETYGEDPYLVIEMGKAVVQGYQGDDVVTDKYHVAACLKHYMGYSMPLSGHDRTPAWIPEREMREYFLPQFAAAVKAGAKSVMVNSAEINGVPVHANKHILTDILKGELGFKGLVVSDWQDIEYLYQRHRIAKDNKEAVMIAINAGIDMSMVPTDYTFTTDLIELVKEGKIPMSRIDDAVKRILKVKFETGLFDNPVGKASDYPLFNGEAHNKLNYDLAAECITLLKNTNNILPLTPGKKILVAGPSANSMRSLNGGWSRIWQGITSDETEKDKNTILEAMQHVFGAANVVYSAGVDFDKTLDIRDAVSKAANVDVIVLCIGETSYTETPGNIGDLRISDSQIELTRALSATGKPIVFVLTEGRPRIISSIEPLSAAVVHSYLSGNEGGNVIADVLAGKINPSGKLPYTYPRSTNSLINYYHKYTETLQFDEMAGYNPQWEFGYGLSYTQFSYANLTLSNTNLTAAKAITITVDVTNTGKVAGKEAVLLYVSDEVASITPEVKRLRAFEKIELQPGQKKTVSFTIDKERLSFINAQLQRVTEPGDFSVSVGGLKAAFKYE; this is encoded by the coding sequence ATGAAAAAATTACTTTTATCTGTTGCAATTACTGCGGCCACCTTCAATGGGTATAGCCAATCCATCGATCAGAAGGTAGCGTCGCTGGTAGCGAAAATGACACTCGAAGAAAAAGCAGGACAGATGACCCAGATCAGTGTGGAAGCTTTTTTGAAAACTACAAATGGTCAGGTGAACGAGCCTCATGAATTTGACATGGCCAAATTAGAGGAAGCCATCAAAAAATATAAAGTAGGTTCTATTCTGAATGTAGGTGGCTATGCACAAACGGTAGAAGTCTGGAGGAGCAGGATTGAGACTATCCAGAAAATTGCTTTGCAGGAACGTCTTAAAATACCCGTTCTGTATGGCATTGACGCCATCAGGGGGAATAATTATACTTTAAATTCCGTGATGTTCCCTCAGCAGATTGCACAAGCGGCTTCTTTTAATCCTGCCATGGCTAAAAAGGCTGCAGCTGTTACTGCTTATGAAACACGTGCTTCATTTATTCCCTGGAATTTTAGTCCGGTGCTGGATCTTGGCCGTCAGCCTGTATGGCCCCGTATATGGGAGACCTATGGTGAAGACCCCTACCTGGTCATCGAAATGGGCAAAGCCGTGGTACAGGGATACCAGGGCGATGATGTCGTAACCGACAAATACCACGTTGCTGCCTGTCTGAAACATTATATGGGTTATAGCATGCCTTTAAGCGGACATGATCGTACCCCAGCCTGGATACCTGAAAGAGAGATGCGTGAATACTTCCTGCCTCAGTTTGCCGCCGCAGTAAAAGCAGGTGCAAAGAGTGTGATGGTAAACAGCGCGGAAATAAATGGGGTGCCTGTGCATGCCAACAAACATATTTTAACTGATATCCTGAAAGGTGAACTGGGATTCAAGGGACTGGTAGTGAGCGACTGGCAGGATATCGAATATCTTTATCAACGTCACAGAATAGCAAAGGACAATAAAGAAGCGGTGATGATTGCTATTAATGCCGGTATTGATATGAGCATGGTGCCTACAGATTACACTTTTACTACCGACCTTATAGAACTGGTAAAAGAAGGGAAGATCCCTATGTCTCGTATCGATGATGCGGTAAAAAGAATACTGAAAGTGAAATTTGAAACCGGTCTTTTTGATAACCCGGTAGGCAAAGCCAGCGACTATCCATTATTTAACGGCGAAGCGCATAATAAACTAAATTATGACCTGGCTGCAGAGTGTATCACTTTGCTGAAAAACACAAATAACATCCTGCCGTTGACACCGGGCAAAAAGATATTGGTAGCAGGTCCTTCTGCCAATTCAATGCGTTCATTAAATGGTGGATGGTCTCGTATCTGGCAGGGTATTACCAGCGATGAAACTGAAAAGGATAAGAACACCATACTCGAAGCGATGCAGCATGTATTTGGCGCTGCTAATGTAGTATATAGTGCAGGCGTTGATTTTGATAAAACACTCGATATCAGGGATGCGGTATCCAAGGCGGCCAATGTGGATGTGATCGTACTTTGTATTGGGGAAACCAGTTATACCGAAACACCGGGCAATATTGGCGATCTGAGGATATCTGATTCACAGATTGAACTGACCCGTGCTTTATCTGCGACTGGCAAACCTATTGTGTTTGTATTGACCGAAGGTCGTCCACGTATCATCTCTTCAATCGAGCCGCTGAGTGCTGCAGTCGTTCATTCCTACCTGTCAGGAAATGAAGGGGGAAATGTGATTGCAGATGTGCTGGCTGGTAAGATCAATCCTTCCGGAAAGCTGCCTTATACCTATCCCCGTTCTACCAATAGCCTGATCAACTATTATCATAAATATACTGAGACATTGCAGTTTGATGAAATGGCAGGATACAATCCACAGTGGGAATTTGGATATGGGTTGAGTTATACGCAATTCTCTTATGCCAATCTTACACTCAGCAATACAAATTTGACAGCTGCAAAAGCAATTACCATCACGGTCGATGTGACCAATACCGGGAAGGTAGCGGGTAAAGAGGCGGTATTATTATACGTAAGTGATGAAGTCGCTTCTATTACGCCTGAAGTAAAACGTTTGCGGGCATTTGAAAAAATTGAACTGCAGCCGGGCCAGAAAAAGACCGTTTCTTTTACAATAGATAAAGAAAGACTTTCTTTTATCAATGCACAATTACAGCGGGTGACAGAGCCGGGTGATTTCTCCGTTTCTGTAGGAGGATTGAAAGCGGCGTTTAAATATGAGTAA
- a CDS encoding IS630 family transposase (programmed frameshift) — translation MIRYTVKLTKSEVEELHSIINKGSHTSQTFRMAYILLNCDEGKYSEKVTNEQISKVLKVGMRTIDRVKKKFIEEGFEGVLERRPSTRIYESKVDGDIEAKLVTLCCSEPPKGFAKWSLRLLADKMVELKYVESISHVTVRKGFKKNELKPWKLKGWVIPPHCNSEFVASMENVLDVYKRPYDADYPVVCMDESPKQLVDELRKSVAMKPGQERRVDYEFVRHGMVNIFMANEPLKGRRFVEVTAFKARKDWAMFIKEIADKKYPRAKKITLVMDNFKTHTGAAFYETFEPKEAKRLCDRFEFIYTPKHGSWLNMAEIELHVLNGQCLNRHISTMEKVKEEVTEWQIHRNNKNSQINWQFTNKEARVKLKRLYPSINN, via the exons ATGATACGCTATACCGTTAAATTGACAAAGAGTGAAGTTGAAGAATTACACAGCATAATAAATAAAGGTTCACATACTTCCCAAACCTTTCGTATGGCTTATATTTTATTAAATTGCGATGAGGGGAAGTACTCGGAAAAAGTGACTAATGAGCAAATAAGTAAGGTTTTGAAAGTAGGGATGCGCACAATAGATCGAGTTAAGAAGAAATTTATTGAAGAGGGTTTTGAAGGGGTATTAGAAAGACGACCTTCAACTCGTATTTATGAATCCAAAGTGGATGGAGATATAGAAGCGAAGTTAGTCACATTATGCTGTAGTGAGCCACCTAAGGGGTTTGCTAAATGGTCATTACGGCTGCTGGCAGACAAGATGGTTGAATTAAAGTATGTAGAAAGCATCTCCCATGTAACAGTAAGAAAGG GTTTTAAAAAAAATGAACTTAAGCCATGGAAATTAAAAGGGTGGGTAATCCCCCCTCATTGTAATAGTGAATTTGTGGCAAGCATGGAGAATGTATTAGATGTATATAAGCGGCCTTATGATGCTGATTATCCTGTTGTTTGTATGGATGAGTCGCCAAAGCAGTTAGTCGATGAACTGAGAAAATCAGTTGCTATGAAGCCTGGTCAGGAAAGAAGAGTAGATTACGAGTTCGTAAGACATGGCATGGTAAATATATTCATGGCAAATGAACCATTGAAAGGGAGGCGTTTTGTAGAGGTAACAGCATTCAAAGCCAGAAAAGATTGGGCAATGTTTATTAAAGAAATCGCAGATAAGAAATATCCCAGAGCGAAAAAGATAACCCTGGTGATGGATAATTTTAAAACGCATACGGGTGCTGCATTTTATGAGACCTTTGAACCCAAAGAAGCCAAAAGGCTGTGTGACAGATTTGAATTCATCTATACCCCAAAACATGGAAGCTGGTTAAATATGGCCGAAATAGAATTGCACGTCTTGAATGGACAATGCCTGAACAGGCATATATCTACAATGGAGAAGGTGAAAGAAGAGGTCACTGAATGGCAAATTCACCGAAACAATAAAAACAGCCAAATAAACTGGCAATTCACCAACAAAGAAGCAAGAGTGAAGTTAAAAAGATTATATCCGTCAATTAACAATTAA
- a CDS encoding acyl-CoA desaturase, with amino-acid sequence MIILIFFISIWYLSLFSQTFFQHRYAAHGAFEMSKGWERFFFIVTYVTQGSSYMSPRAYAVMHRLHHAHTDTPLDPHSPSNSSNIFAMMWHTRTVYQHILHHKMDVEERYTKNVPSWERLDRFANGTVSRLMWVALYILFFIVFATSPWQYLLLPIVVSMGAFHGAIVNWFAHKYGYINFKLKNTSMNLLFVDVLMLGESYHNNHHKHPASVNFGRRWFEIDPVYYVIKLFSYFKIIKLARA; translated from the coding sequence ATGATAATTCTTATCTTTTTTATTTCCATCTGGTATCTTTCGTTGTTTTCGCAAACTTTTTTTCAGCATAGGTATGCAGCACATGGTGCTTTTGAGATGAGTAAAGGCTGGGAACGATTCTTTTTCATTGTAACGTATGTGACACAGGGTTCATCCTACATGAGTCCCAGGGCATATGCCGTCATGCACAGGCTACATCATGCACATACAGATACACCTTTGGATCCGCATTCGCCTTCTAACTCGTCCAACATATTTGCTATGATGTGGCATACGAGAACTGTCTATCAGCATATACTGCATCATAAAATGGATGTAGAAGAACGATACACAAAAAATGTCCCTTCCTGGGAGCGTTTGGATCGTTTTGCAAATGGAACCGTTTCACGATTAATGTGGGTTGCACTATACATCCTGTTTTTTATAGTGTTTGCTACAAGTCCATGGCAGTATTTGCTGTTACCAATTGTTGTTTCAATGGGTGCTTTTCATGGTGCGATCGTTAACTGGTTTGCACATAAGTATGGGTATATTAATTTCAAATTGAAAAATACATCGATGAATTTACTGTTCGTGGATGTATTAATGTTGGGCGAATCTTATCATAACAATCATCATAAACATCCGGCTTCTGTGAATTTTGGCCGTCGTTGGTTTGAAATTGATCCTGTTTATTATGTAATTAAGCTATTTTCATATTTCAAAATCATCAAACTTGCGCGAGCTTAA
- the purE gene encoding 5-(carboxyamino)imidazole ribonucleotide mutase → MKQVEVGIIMGSSSDAPIMRQAIEVLKKFDVGYEFNVVSAHRTPQKMFEYATTAEERGLKVIIAGAGGAAHLPGMVAAITTLPVVGVPIKSSNSLDGWDSLLSIVQMPGDIPVATVSVNGARNAGLLAVQILATADSTLREKLAALKKENNDKVAKQNETLDRE, encoded by the coding sequence ATGAAACAGGTAGAAGTAGGCATTATTATGGGCAGTAGTTCCGATGCGCCTATTATGCGTCAGGCAATAGAGGTGTTAAAGAAATTTGACGTAGGTTATGAGTTTAACGTCGTGTCTGCACACCGCACCCCCCAAAAAATGTTTGAGTACGCAACTACCGCTGAAGAGCGTGGTTTGAAGGTGATCATTGCAGGAGCTGGCGGTGCCGCACATCTTCCGGGGATGGTGGCTGCTATTACTACCCTGCCTGTAGTTGGTGTGCCGATCAAGTCTTCCAACTCCCTGGATGGTTGGGATTCCCTGTTATCTATTGTGCAAATGCCGGGTGATATACCTGTAGCTACGGTTAGTGTGAATGGAGCACGTAACGCTGGTTTACTGGCGGTTCAGATCCTGGCGACTGCTGATAGTACGCTGAGGGAGAAGCTGGCGGCGTTGAAGAAGGAGAATAATGATAAGGTTGCTAAGCAAAATGAAACCTTAGACCGAGAATAG
- a CDS encoding RNA-binding protein translates to MDIYVSNLSPYVVNEDLTNQFSKFGTVSSANVIIDKFTNRSRGFGFITMPDDTEAEKAIQEMNGASIDGKAITASKAKPREEKPARSNYNNRW, encoded by the coding sequence ATGGATATATATGTGTCCAACCTAAGTCCTTATGTTGTTAATGAGGACCTCACTAACCAGTTTTCTAAATTCGGCACTGTTAGTTCCGCAAATGTGATTATTGATAAATTCACTAATCGCAGCAGGGGATTCGGCTTTATTACCATGCCAGATGATACTGAAGCTGAAAAAGCTATTCAGGAAATGAACGGTGCTTCCATAGATGGAAAGGCAATCACGGCAAGTAAAGCTAAACCCAGGGAGGAAAAACCCGCCAGGTCTAATTACAACAACCGTTGGTAA
- a CDS encoding proline iminopeptidase-family hydrolase, which translates to MTRTLLVFAAMSFFACKQPATNPALTSSTEDTTEIKTGGNKLIEVDGKYHVWTKKVGDGKIKVLLLHGGPGFSHDYMECFENFLPKEGMEIYYYDQLGCGNSDQPSDTTLWTVSNYVEELEQVRKGLHLDSFYIVGHSWGGMLAMEYLHKYQSHVKGAVLSNMTAGMIDYTTYTKQLKAQFFSARDLAVYDSLDKLKKYDSPEYNDLLMNKLYTQAICRLPVESWPEPLLRAFKKANHTIYIQMQGVDEFHVTGNFKNWEFWDKLPDIKTPVLVLGGMHDEMSPEGMKREAQLLPNSRLYLCPNGSHMSMYDDQQRYFTNLVGFLKDVDGGKFVADKK; encoded by the coding sequence ATGACAAGAACACTTTTAGTTTTCGCGGCAATGTCCTTTTTTGCCTGCAAGCAACCTGCTACTAACCCAGCTCTAACATCAAGTACTGAAGACACAACCGAAATTAAAACCGGGGGGAACAAATTGATCGAAGTAGATGGTAAATACCATGTATGGACCAAAAAAGTGGGTGATGGTAAAATTAAAGTATTACTGTTACACGGAGGTCCTGGTTTTAGCCATGATTACATGGAATGTTTCGAAAATTTTCTGCCTAAAGAAGGGATGGAGATCTACTACTATGACCAGTTAGGATGCGGCAATTCTGACCAGCCGTCCGACACCACCCTTTGGACGGTATCCAATTATGTGGAGGAATTAGAACAGGTGCGGAAAGGCCTGCACCTGGATAGTTTTTATATAGTTGGTCATTCATGGGGCGGCATGCTGGCTATGGAGTACTTGCATAAGTATCAATCCCATGTTAAAGGTGCTGTATTATCCAATATGACAGCCGGGATGATTGATTATACCACCTATACCAAACAACTGAAGGCGCAATTCTTCTCAGCAAGGGATCTTGCTGTTTATGATTCATTGGATAAATTGAAAAAATATGACTCGCCTGAGTACAATGACTTGTTGATGAATAAGCTATATACACAGGCGATTTGCAGGTTGCCAGTGGAAAGTTGGCCGGAGCCTTTGCTCAGAGCGTTTAAGAAGGCGAATCATACGATTTATATACAGATGCAGGGAGTAGATGAATTTCATGTGACCGGAAATTTTAAGAACTGGGAATTCTGGGATAAACTGCCGGATATTAAGACCCCTGTGTTGGTGTTAGGAGGGATGCATGATGAAATGAGTCCGGAGGGTATGAAGCGGGAAGCGCAGTTATTGCCGAATAGCAGATTGTATTTGTGTCCGAATGGGTCTCATATGTCTATGTATGATGATCAGCAGCGGTATTTTACGAATCTGGTGGGTTTTTTGAAGGATGTGGATGGTGGAAAGTTTGTGGCGGATAAGAAGTAA
- a CDS encoding 5-(carboxyamino)imidazole ribonucleotide synthase, translating to MLENLKIGILGGGQLGGMLLRHAIDLGLSVSVLDKDANASCSRYTSSFTIGDPKSYEDVLAFGKGLDVITIEIEAVNIDALRELEKQGKKVFPSPDTIQVIQDKYTQKQFLLSHNIPVVPGVAVEGKNDLNNLENKLPGCLKKRRDGYDGYGVMMLKTAADIANAFDVPGVLEELVDIKHEIAVIVARNEHGAVKCYDPVMMVFSEEKFVLESQVAPAQLAEGLQEEATTLAENIANALNLVGILAVEMFVTKDNKILVNELAPRPHNSGHHTIEASTTSQYEQLLRAILGLPLGDTALHLPSMMLNILQTAALSSNRQEKFTSLLDIPGAHLHWYGKKGSRLGRKVGHITITGSTMEDISSKAETIREILN from the coding sequence ATGCTTGAAAATTTGAAAATAGGAATATTAGGAGGCGGTCAGCTGGGAGGTATGCTTTTACGGCATGCCATCGATCTCGGCCTCAGCGTTTCGGTGTTGGATAAAGATGCTAACGCGTCTTGTTCCCGTTATACTTCTTCTTTTACTATTGGCGATCCCAAATCTTATGAAGATGTGCTGGCATTCGGCAAAGGGCTTGATGTGATCACTATCGAAATAGAAGCTGTCAATATCGATGCCTTGCGCGAACTGGAAAAGCAAGGAAAAAAGGTATTTCCATCTCCGGATACTATTCAAGTGATCCAGGATAAATATACCCAGAAACAGTTTCTCCTGTCACACAATATACCAGTGGTGCCAGGTGTAGCTGTTGAAGGCAAAAATGATCTTAATAATCTCGAAAATAAATTACCGGGCTGTCTTAAAAAACGGCGCGACGGGTACGACGGTTATGGCGTAATGATGTTGAAGACTGCTGCAGATATTGCCAATGCATTTGACGTGCCTGGTGTGCTGGAAGAGTTGGTGGATATTAAACACGAAATTGCCGTAATCGTAGCAAGAAATGAACATGGCGCAGTAAAATGCTATGATCCTGTGATGATGGTGTTTTCCGAAGAAAAATTCGTACTTGAGTCTCAGGTAGCACCTGCTCAGTTAGCGGAAGGGTTGCAGGAAGAAGCCACCACGCTTGCTGAAAATATCGCCAATGCGCTAAACCTGGTTGGTATTCTTGCTGTAGAAATGTTTGTTACAAAAGATAATAAGATCTTAGTGAATGAGCTGGCGCCAAGACCTCACAACAGCGGTCATCACACCATTGAAGCCAGTACTACATCACAATACGAGCAACTGCTCCGGGCAATATTAGGGTTGCCCCTGGGAGACACTGCCCTGCATTTGCCTTCTATGATGTTGAATATATTGCAAACGGCTGCACTGTCTTCTAACAGGCAGGAGAAATTCACTTCCCTGTTGGACATTCCGGGTGCGCATCTTCACTGGTATGGCAAAAAGGGTAGCAGATTAGGCAGGAAAGTAGGTCATATTACCATCACAGGCAGCACAATGGAAGACATATCCTCAAAAGCTGAAACTATTCGGGAAATTTTAAATTAA
- a CDS encoding 3',5'-cyclic-nucleotide phosphodiesterase gives MKNILTIAGILLCQFAYAQTSFKVIPLGVKGGTDESNLSAYMIAPQGSEDYVCLDAGTVNYGIQKAIQAKLLHGTPTEVLRRNVKGFLISHGHLDHLAGMIINSPDDSTKHIYGLDYCLDILRDKYFSWKSWANFANEGEKPALGKYHYTVLTPGTEAPLQNTAMQVTAYPLSHSNPYQSTAFLVRHEEAYLLYLGDTGADAVEHSDKLHQLWEQAAPLLKAKKLKAIFIEVSFDNQQPDKQLFGHLTPHWLMSELQDLASLAGTEALKGFPVVITHIKPGGNREQLIREQLKANNPLQVKLIVPEQAKLIRL, from the coding sequence ATGAAAAATATCTTAACAATAGCAGGTATCCTACTTTGTCAATTTGCATACGCGCAAACTTCGTTCAAAGTGATACCACTGGGTGTGAAAGGAGGTACTGATGAAAGCAATCTTTCTGCTTATATGATCGCTCCGCAGGGAAGTGAAGATTATGTATGCCTGGATGCGGGCACCGTAAATTATGGCATTCAAAAAGCCATACAGGCGAAACTATTACATGGTACCCCCACTGAGGTATTGAGGCGAAATGTAAAAGGTTTTCTGATCTCCCATGGTCATCTTGATCATCTGGCCGGTATGATCATCAATTCACCGGATGATAGTACGAAGCATATTTATGGGCTGGATTATTGCCTGGATATATTAAGAGATAAATATTTTTCCTGGAAAAGCTGGGCTAATTTTGCTAATGAAGGCGAGAAACCGGCTCTTGGCAAATATCACTATACAGTACTGACACCAGGTACCGAAGCACCTTTGCAAAACACAGCTATGCAGGTCACCGCTTATCCGCTCAGCCATTCTAATCCTTACCAGAGTACAGCGTTCCTGGTTCGGCATGAAGAAGCATATTTACTATACCTGGGTGATACTGGCGCGGATGCTGTAGAACATTCTGATAAACTGCACCAGCTATGGGAACAGGCAGCACCCTTGTTGAAAGCCAAAAAACTAAAGGCTATTTTTATAGAAGTATCTTTTGATAACCAGCAACCGGATAAACAATTATTCGGACATCTTACTCCACACTGGCTGATGTCGGAGCTACAGGATTTAGCGTCTCTTGCTGGTACGGAGGCGTTGAAGGGCTTTCCGGTAGTGATCACGCATATCAAACCAGGTGGTAATCGCGAGCAACTGATACGGGAGCAATTAAAGGCGAACAATCCTTTGCAGGTTAAATTGATAGTTCCTGAGCAGGCTAAATTAATTCGTCTATAA
- a CDS encoding glycoside hydrolase 5 family protein, giving the protein MPRFSMKALWLFLMLCTAKASAQQGFITKSGHQFFLHNKPYYYIGTNYWYGSLLALQKNGKERLQKELDFLKSQGITNLRVLVGTEGKGLVNGVERVKPAFQYEQGKFNMEILDGLDYLLYEMGKRKMYAVLFLSNNWEWSGGFLQYLSWNGIITDSVMQRKLNWNDLRENTSKFYSCAPCQKDYENQVRLVLNHVNKYTKQRYIEEPSIMTWELANEPRPMMTAAVEGYKEWTLTMARFIKSIDHHHLVTLGTEGIMGTDESADLFKAIHQPKEVDYLTLHIWPKNWGWFRDTSIANSLPELIVKTQQYIRQHEVIAIELNKPLVVEEFGLPRDQHSFDPATSVYSRNQLYNGVFAEWATSRKQGGAIAGCNFWAFAGTARPVPGQLFWKEGDDFMGDPPQEEQGLNSVFDADTLTWKIIRSYILN; this is encoded by the coding sequence ATGCCACGTTTTTCAATGAAAGCCCTTTGGCTGTTTCTCATGCTATGTACAGCCAAAGCCTCCGCCCAACAGGGATTTATTACAAAGTCCGGGCATCAGTTCTTCCTTCACAACAAACCTTACTACTACATCGGCACGAACTACTGGTACGGCAGTTTGCTCGCCCTGCAAAAAAACGGGAAGGAACGCCTGCAAAAAGAATTGGATTTCCTGAAAAGCCAGGGCATCACCAACCTCCGTGTACTGGTAGGTACAGAGGGCAAAGGATTGGTCAATGGTGTAGAGCGGGTAAAGCCTGCCTTCCAGTATGAGCAGGGTAAATTCAATATGGAGATATTAGACGGTCTTGACTACCTCCTGTACGAAATGGGTAAGAGGAAGATGTATGCCGTTCTATTCCTGAGTAATAACTGGGAATGGAGTGGGGGCTTTTTGCAATACCTCAGTTGGAATGGGATCATCACTGATTCCGTCATGCAGCGTAAATTGAACTGGAATGACCTTCGGGAAAATACCAGCAAATTCTACTCCTGTGCTCCCTGCCAGAAAGATTACGAGAATCAGGTACGCCTGGTCCTGAATCATGTAAATAAATATACCAAACAACGTTATATTGAGGAACCATCCATCATGACCTGGGAATTGGCAAATGAACCACGACCCATGATGACCGCTGCTGTAGAGGGATACAAAGAGTGGACCCTGACCATGGCCAGGTTCATCAAATCCATAGACCATCATCACCTGGTCACCCTGGGTACTGAGGGTATTATGGGCACAGATGAATCTGCGGACCTGTTTAAAGCCATTCATCAACCTAAAGAAGTCGATTATTTAACATTGCATATCTGGCCCAAGAACTGGGGATGGTTTAGGGATACCAGCATTGCCAACAGTTTGCCCGAATTGATAGTGAAGACCCAACAATACATCCGGCAACATGAAGTCATCGCTATTGAGCTGAATAAGCCACTGGTAGTAGAAGAATTTGGCTTGCCCCGTGATCAGCATTCATTTGATCCGGCAACTTCAGTTTATTCACGTAATCAATTGTACAATGGTGTTTTTGCTGAATGGGCCACAAGCCGTAAACAGGGAGGTGCTATTGCAGGATGTAATTTCTGGGCGTTTGCCGGCACTGCAAGGCCGGTTCCCGGGCAATTATTCTGGAAAGAAGGTGATGACTTCATGGGCGATCCCCCACAGGAAGAACAGGGTTTAAATTCCGTTTTCGATGCTGATACCCTCACCTGGAAAATCATCCGTTCCTATATATTAAATTAA
- a CDS encoding M28 family metallopeptidase — protein sequence MRKDIFLFSFSTLLCIAGQVNSQSKKAPIDAIQQAEIKRDLFTLAGDHFRGREAGTLDELKASMWVAEQARKAGLEPAGDDGTYFQFYSLLRERVNDHSTVKIGDRTFSLWKDMIVWEPGFASVDAPIVFINDPLTVDEATVKGKVVALQFTEQDLTDPRKIIPWRYVTLVVQNCVKKIAAKGAKAIIFVSDDRAQQAWSRAIQDRMRGTYRIEGRPSRQLLNGIPIIWVGADALDLVRVPNQQFKANVYAEAFSYPSVNVVAKVKGSDPKLANEYVLFSGHTDHDGVRNIEPGKDSILNGADDNATACVALLAIGRAFHQQPGKRSALFVWHGAEERGLLGSYYFAEHPTVPQQSLVAVLNADMIGMNAPDSAGLLGITPPHLNSSDLANIALAENAKGPKFKLDIEWDKASHFEGFYFRSDHLPYVRKNIPAIFFTTLTHPRYHTPADEAATINVEKLTKMTRWMYATGLGVANTANRPKIVDGFKLEK from the coding sequence ATGAGAAAAGATATTTTTCTATTTTCTTTTAGTACACTCCTGTGCATTGCCGGACAGGTAAATTCACAATCAAAAAAAGCACCCATTGACGCTATTCAACAGGCAGAAATAAAACGCGACCTCTTTACCCTCGCCGGCGATCACTTCAGAGGCCGTGAAGCAGGCACCCTGGATGAATTAAAAGCATCCATGTGGGTAGCAGAACAAGCACGCAAAGCGGGCCTGGAACCCGCTGGTGACGATGGCACTTATTTCCAGTTTTATTCTTTATTACGCGAACGTGTAAATGATCATAGCACCGTAAAGATCGGCGACCGCACATTCTCTCTCTGGAAAGACATGATCGTATGGGAACCAGGCTTTGCTTCGGTAGATGCTCCCATCGTATTTATAAATGATCCCTTAACAGTGGATGAAGCTACTGTAAAAGGAAAGGTCGTAGCTCTACAATTCACCGAACAGGATCTGACCGACCCACGCAAAATTATTCCATGGAGATACGTAACGCTTGTTGTACAAAACTGCGTCAAAAAAATCGCAGCAAAAGGTGCAAAGGCAATTATATTTGTTTCAGATGACAGAGCACAACAAGCCTGGTCCAGGGCCATTCAGGACCGTATGCGTGGCACCTACCGCATAGAAGGCAGACCATCCCGGCAATTATTGAACGGTATTCCTATTATCTGGGTAGGTGCTGATGCACTGGACCTGGTGCGTGTGCCAAATCAACAATTTAAGGCAAACGTATATGCGGAAGCATTCTCTTATCCATCTGTGAATGTAGTAGCGAAAGTGAAAGGTAGTGATCCTAAACTGGCCAATGAATATGTATTGTTCAGCGGTCACACAGACCATGATGGGGTACGCAACATTGAACCCGGAAAAGATTCCATCTTAAATGGAGCAGATGACAATGCAACCGCCTGCGTGGCGCTGCTGGCCATCGGCCGTGCGTTTCACCAACAACCTGGTAAACGTAGTGCCCTGTTCGTATGGCATGGCGCAGAAGAACGTGGACTACTGGGTAGTTATTATTTTGCAGAACACCCTACTGTGCCACAGCAATCGCTGGTAGCCGTACTGAATGCTGATATGATAGGCATGAATGCACCTGACAGTGCAGGTTTACTAGGCATCACACCTCCACATCTGAACTCATCAGACCTGGCAAATATCGCGCTGGCAGAAAATGCCAAAGGGCCAAAATTCAAGCTGGATATTGAATGGGACAAAGCGTCCCATTTTGAAGGATTCTATTTCCGCAGCGACCACTTACCATATGTGAGAAAGAATATTCCTGCTATTTTCTTCACTACGCTCACGCATCCGCGTTATCACACACCAGCTGATGAAGCTGCAACTATCAATGTTGAGAAGCTAACGAAAATGACGCGCTGGATGTATGCAACAGGTTTAGGGGTAGCAAATACGGCCAACAGACCCAAAATTGTAGATGGATTTAAGCTGGAAAAATAG